The following coding sequences are from one Veillonella rodentium window:
- a CDS encoding efflux RND transporter periplasmic adaptor subunit: MKFRYSRMLVALVMSAVMVAGCGNEQQQSGDVAVNAYKITAGDAQVDQTFSGTVIAENSVAVHARVTGYVVEKYVKGGEQVVAGQPLYRIDSRQYEASLANAEAQAAQANATLKNAEVDLQRYESLAKEDAIAQQRVDTQRSTAEQAKAAYDAYEASVKIAQDNLGDTIVYAPYSGTLRMDDVDLGTFIQSGSTTLVTIDSIDPIFVEFSMTEQEYLDFMTNRSGDDTSGTDLQLKLADGQVYGEMGTIVQAAKSLDNSTGKLVLKASFPNPNHLLLPNMFATVVSPGEKLKNAILVPSRAILQIMDKNFIYVVNADGVVEQKAVELGGTTGGNTIVKSGLSAGDTIIVDGLTKVKNGVKVNPTMLTKEQLKATK, from the coding sequence ATGAAGTTTCGTTATTCCCGTATGTTGGTGGCTCTCGTGATGTCGGCTGTTATGGTTGCAGGTTGCGGCAACGAACAACAGCAGTCCGGTGACGTGGCTGTCAATGCATATAAAATCACTGCCGGTGATGCACAGGTGGACCAGACTTTCAGCGGTACTGTCATCGCTGAAAATTCTGTGGCCGTTCATGCCCGTGTAACCGGTTATGTAGTGGAAAAATATGTAAAAGGTGGAGAACAGGTTGTAGCGGGACAACCGTTATATCGGATTGACTCCCGTCAATATGAAGCCAGTCTGGCCAATGCAGAGGCACAGGCTGCGCAGGCCAATGCTACATTGAAAAATGCCGAGGTTGATTTGCAGCGCTATGAAAGCCTGGCTAAAGAAGATGCCATTGCGCAGCAACGTGTAGATACACAGCGCAGTACAGCGGAGCAGGCTAAAGCGGCCTATGATGCGTATGAAGCGTCCGTCAAGATCGCTCAGGATAATTTGGGGGATACCATCGTATATGCGCCGTATTCGGGCACATTACGCATGGATGATGTGGATCTGGGGACTTTTATACAATCCGGGTCCACCACATTGGTGACTATCGATTCTATTGACCCGATTTTTGTTGAATTCAGCATGACGGAGCAGGAATATCTCGATTTCATGACGAATCGATCCGGTGATGATACAAGCGGTACCGATCTTCAGTTAAAACTGGCTGACGGTCAGGTATATGGTGAAATGGGGACAATCGTACAGGCTGCGAAGAGTCTTGACAACTCCACCGGCAAACTTGTGTTGAAAGCGTCCTTCCCGAATCCTAATCACCTGCTGTTACCCAACATGTTTGCGACGGTAGTTTCACCGGGTGAAAAATTAAAGAATGCTATCCTCGTTCCATCCCGTGCAATTTTGCAAATTATGGATAAGAACTTCATCTATGTAGTCAATGCGGACGGAGTTGTCGAACAGAAAGCTGTTGAACTCGGCGGTACTACGGGGGGGAATACTATCGTCAAGTCCGGTTTATCCGCAGGGGATACTATTATCGTTGACGGTTTAACCAAAGTTAAGAACGGCGTGAAGGTAAATCCGACAATGCTTACAAAAGAGCAGTTGAAGGCGACAAAATAA
- a CDS encoding Type 1 glutamine amidotransferase-like domain-containing protein: protein MEILLMSYLAGTESITKKYLSKMVSNKIIFIPTAGNVEPYTGYIDEGIEMLRLLGYEVEIIDITKFDEGYLKDKILKAECICISGGNTFYLLQEINKKNLIKVLVKRIKEGAFYIGESAGAIIMSENIEYNHIMDDKSIASELDDYAGLNVFDHYVLPHIGEYPFEKTAQKTLDTYQDKISLVPINNNEAILVNDNGYTVLNESK from the coding sequence ATGGAAATTTTACTTATGTCATATTTAGCGGGAACAGAAAGTATAACAAAAAAGTATCTTTCAAAAATGGTTTCGAATAAAATAATTTTTATTCCTACTGCCGGAAATGTCGAACCATATACTGGATATATCGATGAAGGTATTGAGATGCTGAGATTGCTAGGGTATGAAGTTGAAATTATTGATATTACCAAATTTGATGAAGGCTATTTAAAGGATAAAATTTTAAAGGCGGAATGTATATGTATATCCGGTGGGAACACCTTTTATTTATTGCAGGAAATAAATAAGAAAAATCTTATAAAGGTCCTTGTTAAAAGAATCAAAGAAGGGGCATTCTATATCGGTGAATCCGCAGGGGCAATCATTATGTCTGAGAATATTGAATATAATCACATAATGGATGATAAAAGTATAGCCTCTGAATTAGATGATTATGCAGGGTTAAATGTATTTGATCATTATGTTCTGCCGCATATAGGAGAGTATCCATTTGAAAAAACTGCTCAGAAAACATTAGATACTTATCAAGATAAGATATCATTAGTGCCGATAAACAATAATGAAGCAATTTTAGTGAATGATAATGGTTATACGGTATTAAATGAAAGCAAATAA
- the bioF gene encoding 8-amino-7-oxononanoate synthase has product MYEYFQQQLTDKEISHNFRTIKEYHPIDAVRVVYDDREYLMMASNNYLGLTFDSRVQSAAIEAVQKYGTGSGGARLVSGTFPLFTELERAIAKFKYSESALIFNTGYMANVGTIAALCDKNSIVFSDALNHASIIDGCRLSKAAIQTYRHCDTEHLTYLLNNVPKDTHKLIVTDGVFSMDGDIAPLDTLYELSREYNALIMVDDAHATGVIGEGHGTSAHFGLDGLVDIQLGTLSKALGSVGGYVAASKIIVDYLVNFSRSFIFSTALSPADIGAALAALNLIETDIDIYERLQANVAYMARALGTFGIESTDTTPIFPIIIGKNEDALAVSHSLWKSGIIGTAIRPPTVPVGESRIRLTVTAAHTREQIDYVCRSLQQAMSNI; this is encoded by the coding sequence ATGTATGAATACTTTCAACAACAATTAACAGATAAAGAAATTAGTCATAATTTCAGAACTATTAAAGAGTATCATCCCATAGATGCAGTGCGTGTAGTGTATGATGATAGAGAGTATCTGATGATGGCCTCGAATAATTATCTGGGTCTGACCTTTGACAGCCGCGTACAATCTGCGGCTATAGAAGCCGTACAGAAATATGGGACCGGATCCGGCGGGGCTCGTCTTGTATCGGGCACATTTCCTCTGTTTACAGAGCTGGAGAGAGCCATTGCAAAGTTTAAATATTCCGAGAGTGCCTTGATTTTTAATACGGGGTATATGGCGAATGTAGGGACGATAGCCGCCTTGTGCGACAAAAACAGCATTGTCTTCAGTGATGCTCTAAATCACGCCAGCATCATTGACGGTTGTCGTCTAAGTAAAGCTGCTATACAGACGTATCGACATTGTGATACGGAGCATTTAACATATCTACTCAACAACGTACCGAAGGATACGCATAAGTTGATTGTTACGGATGGCGTATTCAGTATGGATGGTGATATTGCACCGTTGGATACGCTATATGAATTGAGCCGAGAATATAATGCGCTGATCATGGTCGATGACGCTCATGCTACAGGTGTTATCGGCGAGGGGCACGGAACATCAGCCCATTTTGGCTTGGACGGACTTGTGGATATTCAGTTGGGCACATTGAGTAAAGCATTGGGTTCCGTAGGCGGATATGTGGCTGCGTCCAAGATCATTGTTGATTATCTCGTCAATTTCAGTCGTAGTTTTATATTTTCAACGGCATTATCACCGGCTGATATTGGCGCGGCCTTGGCGGCGCTTAATTTGATTGAAACCGATATTGATATTTATGAACGACTGCAGGCTAATGTGGCTTATATGGCTCGAGCATTAGGAACATTCGGTATAGAGTCAACGGATACGACACCGATATTTCCGATTATAATCGGTAAGAACGAAGATGCCTTGGCCGTATCTCATTCACTTTGGAAATCCGGTATTATCGGAACCGCTATCCGTCCGCCGACGGTTCCTGTCGGTGAAAGCAGAATCAGACTCACCGTGACTGCCGCACATACTAGAGAACAGATCGATTATGTGTGCAGGTCTTTGCAACAGGCTATGAGCAATATTTAA
- a CDS encoding 6-carboxyhexanoate--CoA ligase: MKPLYSIRMRAAQGGPHESGGHHISGAERIVTMDQVGAVAQSLADRALHHSKGVADFINITVDLVPTDSILHIPVLDVEEYETSDVSDARLLAKKLLSKTEITSMSVDKGVSLLCGLSTSMRGAMLIDSVSGERLDEGPRGVRVSHMDTCSDLSMYNMNEHMREALVLASKVQSCEGIVGELCWSDDPDYTIGYVACNGVYHRLPHMKEMDSSIGGRIFFVKPGTDVSKLVAYLESAPVLVEW, translated from the coding sequence ATGAAACCCTTATATAGCATACGTATGCGTGCTGCTCAAGGAGGCCCTCATGAATCGGGAGGACATCATATTTCCGGTGCAGAGCGTATCGTTACGATGGATCAGGTAGGGGCTGTGGCGCAGTCTTTAGCTGATCGAGCTTTACATCATAGTAAAGGGGTTGCTGATTTTATCAATATCACTGTTGATCTTGTACCGACGGATTCCATACTGCATATCCCCGTGTTGGACGTAGAGGAGTATGAAACCTCCGACGTATCCGATGCGCGTTTACTGGCAAAGAAACTTTTGAGCAAAACTGAAATTACCTCTATGTCCGTGGATAAAGGGGTATCTCTATTATGTGGCTTATCAACATCTATGCGCGGCGCTATGTTGATTGATTCCGTTTCTGGGGAACGCCTTGATGAAGGGCCGCGAGGCGTGCGTGTCAGTCATATGGATACTTGCTCGGATCTCAGTATGTACAATATGAATGAACATATGCGCGAGGCTCTGGTATTAGCCTCGAAGGTACAATCCTGTGAAGGTATTGTTGGTGAATTGTGCTGGTCCGATGACCCGGATTATACGATAGGCTATGTCGCCTGTAACGGTGTATATCATCGCCTTCCTCATATGAAAGAAATGGATTCATCCATAGGAGGGCGTATCTTTTTTGTTAAACCGGGAACAGATGTATCAAAATTAGTCGCTTATTTGGAGTCTGCTCCAGTATTAGTTGAATGGTGA
- the smpB gene encoding SsrA-binding protein SmpB: MAKQANPSLIADNRKARHDFNIHETYEAGIALTGTEIKSIRQGKLNLKDSFCRIDKGELLLYGVHISPYEQGNRFNHDPERTRKLLMHKSEINKLHAQVKEKGYSLVPLNFHFSRGYVKVTVGLVTGKKLYDKRQDMAERDAKRDIEKRLKEQQKY; the protein is encoded by the coding sequence ATGGCAAAACAAGCAAATCCGTCGCTTATTGCTGATAATCGTAAGGCGCGTCATGATTTTAACATTCATGAAACCTATGAAGCGGGCATTGCTCTGACGGGGACGGAAATTAAATCCATTCGGCAGGGAAAATTGAACTTAAAGGATAGTTTCTGTCGCATTGATAAGGGAGAACTGTTACTTTACGGTGTGCATATCAGTCCTTATGAGCAGGGAAACCGCTTTAATCATGATCCTGAACGGACTCGGAAGTTATTGATGCATAAATCGGAAATCAATAAATTGCACGCGCAGGTGAAGGAAAAGGGATATTCATTGGTGCCGTTAAACTTTCATTTCAGTCGTGGTTATGTAAAGGTTACGGTCGGTCTCGTAACGGGCAAAAAACTTTACGATAAGCGTCAGGATATGGCGGAACGTGATGCGAAACGCGATATAGAAAAACGTTTGAAGGAACAGCAGAAATATTGA
- the rnr gene encoding ribonuclease R — translation MKKKVLEFYKSIEPHAYHIEDAAVDNNIRGGKDLERFIRAAHSLEKEGGLQSIRPDVYMYQEQHYDEYEGIYKGYRKSFGFVIMPEGEDDIYIPEKYKGTAMHNDKVRVRVIPSTYINHKREGFIVDIIERANETIVGTYDRQQNFGFVVPDDERIGTDIFVALENTLDARSGAKVLVKVTKWPEGDKKPEGVITEILGYKGDVGLDINCIMANHKIPFSFPDDVIKASQRIDTVIHDDSKRWDLRDLQMVTIDGEDAKDLDDAVSGRKLPNGNYELGVHIADVSHYVISGQAIDKEAYKRGTSVYLVDRVVPMLPEVLSNGICSLNAHEDRYAMTCMMEIDEAGQVVNYRIKPSIINVGRRCSYKEVYKALAEDIIPPDLSDFMPMLRDLAEIANILNRMRRQRGALDFDFPEYKVLLDSEGTPLRIVKRDRTLAERLIEECMLIANETVATHLKDTHRASVYRIHEIPNEEKLSLFQKVLNYLGENLFLGADGVTPRDFQKILDTVKGKDIEQVAQIMALRSMQQAKYSVENVGHFGLASTCYTHFTSPIRRYPDLMVHRLLKADMHWPNGYSKRDVDEEFLVRAAEHSSIQEQVATEAERETTDLKKTQYMVPFVGEVFTGIISSITSFGMFVELENGIDGLVHISMMTDDYYSFDEEHFVLVGKRTGRIYRLGETVTVTLVKADVEKKQIDFVLGEVDNLTAIQEQLNNDSDYGDSRRSRGARKSGGSKTKGRRKQSSRKNGSGRSKYDAFKSKSGKGKSSRKKSHKTSKRNGSKKSKGKRKR, via the coding sequence TTGAAGAAGAAAGTATTAGAGTTTTATAAATCCATAGAACCACATGCATATCATATCGAGGATGCCGCTGTAGATAATAATATTAGGGGCGGCAAAGATTTGGAGCGGTTTATTCGGGCTGCTCATAGCCTTGAAAAAGAAGGGGGTTTGCAGTCTATACGCCCTGATGTATATATGTACCAAGAACAACACTATGATGAATATGAAGGAATATATAAGGGGTATCGTAAATCTTTCGGATTTGTCATCATGCCTGAAGGGGAAGATGATATTTATATTCCGGAAAAATATAAAGGTACCGCCATGCATAATGATAAGGTACGTGTTCGCGTTATTCCGTCCACCTATATCAACCACAAGCGGGAAGGTTTCATTGTAGATATTATCGAACGTGCTAATGAAACGATTGTCGGCACCTATGATCGGCAACAGAATTTCGGCTTTGTCGTACCGGATGATGAAAGAATCGGTACAGATATATTTGTAGCACTTGAGAACACCCTGGATGCTCGTAGCGGGGCCAAGGTACTGGTAAAAGTTACAAAATGGCCGGAAGGGGATAAAAAACCGGAAGGGGTCATTACGGAGATTCTCGGCTATAAGGGGGATGTGGGCCTTGATATCAACTGTATCATGGCGAATCATAAGATCCCGTTCTCATTTCCTGACGATGTAATCAAGGCCAGTCAGCGCATCGATACGGTTATTCATGATGATTCAAAGCGATGGGACCTCAGAGATTTACAGATGGTTACCATAGATGGTGAAGATGCAAAGGATCTGGATGATGCCGTAAGCGGGCGAAAGCTGCCGAACGGTAATTACGAACTGGGTGTTCATATTGCGGATGTCAGTCATTATGTAATATCCGGTCAGGCCATCGATAAAGAAGCCTATAAACGGGGCACCTCCGTATATTTGGTAGACCGTGTCGTACCTATGCTGCCGGAGGTGTTATCAAACGGTATCTGCAGTTTAAATGCGCATGAAGATCGATATGCTATGACCTGTATGATGGAAATTGATGAAGCAGGTCAAGTGGTAAACTACCGTATTAAACCTTCCATTATCAACGTAGGACGGCGTTGCAGCTATAAAGAGGTCTACAAGGCTTTGGCAGAAGACATTATTCCTCCTGATTTGTCGGATTTTATGCCAATGTTACGGGATTTAGCGGAGATTGCGAATATCCTTAACCGTATGCGTCGTCAACGTGGTGCACTGGATTTTGATTTTCCTGAGTACAAGGTGTTACTTGATTCGGAAGGTACGCCATTGCGCATTGTTAAACGTGACAGAACCTTAGCTGAGCGCCTCATTGAGGAATGCATGCTCATCGCCAACGAAACGGTAGCCACCCATTTAAAGGATACACATCGGGCATCTGTATATCGTATTCATGAAATTCCTAACGAGGAGAAATTATCACTCTTTCAAAAGGTTCTCAACTATCTAGGTGAAAATCTCTTTCTCGGTGCTGATGGTGTTACACCGCGAGATTTTCAAAAAATTCTCGATACGGTAAAGGGAAAAGATATCGAACAAGTTGCTCAGATTATGGCGTTGCGATCTATGCAGCAGGCTAAGTACAGTGTGGAAAATGTGGGCCATTTCGGCCTGGCATCCACCTGTTATACGCATTTTACATCACCGATCCGTCGATATCCGGATTTAATGGTGCATCGTCTATTGAAAGCCGATATGCACTGGCCTAACGGATATAGTAAACGAGATGTGGATGAGGAATTTTTAGTACGTGCTGCGGAACATTCATCGATTCAGGAACAGGTCGCGACTGAAGCGGAACGGGAAACGACGGACTTGAAGAAGACTCAGTATATGGTTCCTTTTGTAGGTGAGGTATTTACGGGTATCATTTCGAGTATCACATCTTTCGGTATGTTCGTGGAACTCGAAAACGGTATTGACGGTCTCGTTCATATCAGTATGATGACGGATGATTATTACTCTTTTGACGAAGAGCATTTCGTCCTTGTAGGCAAACGGACCGGACGCATATATCGATTAGGGGAAACCGTAACGGTAACTTTGGTGAAAGCCGATGTAGAGAAGAAACAGATTGATTTTGTTCTCGGAGAAGTTGATAATTTGACGGCGATTCAGGAACAACTGAACAATGATTCGGATTACGGTGATTCCCGTAGAAGTAGAGGGGCTCGCAAGTCGGGCGGATCCAAAACGAAGGGGCGTAGAAAGCAGTCTTCTCGTAAGAACGGTTCCGGTCGCTCGAAATATGATGCTTTCAAAAGTAAATCTGGTAAAGGTAAATCAAGCCGTAAGAAATCTCATAAAACATCGAAACGAAACGGTTCAAAAAAGTCTAAGGGAAAACGTAAACGATAG
- the secG gene encoding preprotein translocase subunit SecG, with protein sequence MVLEIIVSVLLIVVVIAQNSKSSGMGGAVSGAADSSFGGKERGLDGFLSRCTIILGIIFAVLSLVLGAMINQF encoded by the coding sequence ATGGTCCTAGAAATAATCGTATCCGTATTATTAATTGTGGTTGTAATAGCACAGAACAGTAAGAGCTCCGGTATGGGTGGTGCCGTATCCGGTGCCGCGGATTCCTCATTTGGCGGTAAGGAACGAGGTTTAGACGGTTTCTTGTCAAGATGTACGATTATATTGGGGATTATCTTTGCTGTGTTGAGCTTAGTATTAGGAGCAATGATTAATCAATTCTAA
- the sigH gene encoding RNA polymerase sporulation sigma factor SigH — MKTIHTRKSDYNFKEMTDEQVVVIAQEEQNEFAIDYIVNKYKNFVRAKARSYFLVGADREDIIQEGMIGLYKATRDFKQDKLASFRAFAELCITRQIITAIKSATRQKHAPLNSYISLNKPVYTEESERTLIEMLSSAKVTNPEELIISREELDDIERNIGHILSDLEWEVLEGYLDGRSYQEMAKVTERSVKSIDNALQRVKRKLEKYLEHRVLDSVGVSQEGRQQ, encoded by the coding sequence ATGAAGACGATTCATACACGCAAGTCCGATTACAATTTCAAAGAAATGACCGATGAACAAGTTGTGGTCATTGCTCAGGAAGAGCAAAATGAGTTTGCAATCGATTATATAGTCAATAAATATAAGAATTTTGTTCGTGCTAAGGCTCGTTCCTATTTTCTCGTAGGGGCCGATCGCGAGGACATCATCCAAGAAGGAATGATCGGGCTTTATAAGGCTACTCGTGATTTTAAACAAGACAAATTAGCATCATTCAGGGCTTTTGCTGAACTATGTATTACAAGGCAAATTATAACGGCTATCAAGTCCGCTACGCGCCAGAAACATGCACCGTTAAACTCCTATATATCATTAAACAAACCTGTTTATACGGAGGAATCGGAGCGAACTTTGATTGAAATGCTGTCTTCCGCAAAGGTTACAAATCCGGAGGAACTGATTATCAGCCGAGAGGAACTGGATGATATTGAGCGCAATATCGGTCATATTTTGAGTGATCTTGAGTGGGAGGTTTTGGAAGGTTATCTTGATGGACGATCTTACCAGGAAATGGCGAAGGTCACAGAGCGCAGCGTTAAATCGATAGACAATGCGTTACAAAGGGTTAAACGTAAATTAGAGAAGTATTTAGAGCATCGTGTATTGGACTCCGTCGGAGTCTCACAGGAAGGAAGACAACAGTGA
- the rlmB gene encoding 23S rRNA (guanosine(2251)-2'-O)-methyltransferase RlmB — MDNYIVGRNAVKEALKSGRSIQRILVSEDKVKTGLADIVGLAKSQGIEVRPTPIKQMNKYEFDVPHQGVIAFVSAVQFKELGEVLQETDHEVPLLILTDGVEDPHNMGAIIRTAECVGATAVLIPKRHNAPINATVAKTSAGAIEQIPLVQVGNVAQTVKQLQKQGFWVLGAHMEGDRTLYEADMTVPTVLVIGNEGKGISRVVKEACDFLVTIPMYGRLNSLNASVAAAVLMYEAVRQRQTK; from the coding sequence ATGGATAATTACATCGTAGGCCGTAATGCGGTCAAGGAAGCCCTTAAAAGCGGGCGCTCCATTCAACGCATTTTGGTCAGTGAGGATAAGGTTAAAACAGGGCTTGCCGATATTGTGGGCCTTGCAAAATCTCAAGGAATTGAGGTGCGACCTACACCGATTAAGCAGATGAATAAGTATGAATTCGATGTGCCTCATCAAGGTGTTATCGCTTTCGTGTCCGCCGTACAATTCAAAGAGTTAGGTGAAGTATTGCAAGAGACAGACCATGAAGTGCCGTTACTGATTCTTACGGATGGTGTGGAGGACCCTCATAATATGGGGGCAATTATTCGAACGGCCGAATGTGTCGGTGCTACGGCGGTACTCATTCCGAAGCGACATAACGCACCGATTAATGCCACCGTAGCCAAGACCTCAGCCGGTGCTATAGAACAAATTCCACTTGTCCAAGTCGGTAATGTGGCGCAGACGGTTAAGCAATTACAAAAGCAGGGCTTTTGGGTTCTGGGGGCCCATATGGAAGGAGACCGAACCTTGTACGAAGCTGACATGACGGTTCCTACGGTTCTCGTTATCGGGAATGAAGGAAAGGGCATCAGTCGCGTCGTAAAGGAAGCGTGTGATTTTCTCGTTACAATTCCGATGTATGGTCGTCTAAATTCTTTGAATGCATCCGTAGCGGCAGCTGTTCTCATGTATGAGGCTGTACGACAGAGACAAACTAAATAG
- a CDS encoding Mini-ribonuclease 3, producing the protein MKFRQFQFLRNEAVKKLHQLNKEPMHLRSRTIEEALGADAVMLAYIGDAVYSMYVRERVVQMNISKMQVLHTIVTEFICARSQAKVLQTLETTFTDDEQAVARRARNSHVNVPKSSSVQEYRSSTAFEAVLGFLYETRQDERLQMLMREAFSATLQGMNHG; encoded by the coding sequence GTGAAGTTTAGACAATTTCAGTTCTTAAGAAATGAAGCCGTTAAAAAACTACATCAGTTAAATAAAGAACCTATGCATTTACGCAGTCGTACAATTGAGGAAGCCCTTGGCGCGGATGCGGTGATGCTCGCCTATATCGGAGACGCCGTATACTCAATGTACGTTCGTGAACGCGTGGTGCAGATGAATATTTCTAAGATGCAGGTATTGCACACCATTGTGACCGAGTTTATCTGTGCAAGGTCTCAGGCAAAGGTCTTGCAGACGTTGGAGACTACTTTCACGGATGATGAACAGGCTGTAGCGAGACGGGCCAGAAACAGTCATGTGAATGTCCCTAAAAGCAGTTCTGTTCAGGAGTATCGCAGCAGTACCGCTTTTGAAGCGGTTCTGGGATTTCTGTATGAAACACGTCAGGATGAACGTTTACAAATGTTGATGCGTGAAGCTTTTTCCGCGACTTTACAAGGTATGAATCATGGATAA
- the cysS gene encoding cysteine--tRNA ligase has translation MREITVYNTMTRQKEVFSPVTPGEAKMYVCGVTPYNHPHIGNARPFVTWDVIRRYMKHVGYKVTYVQNFTDVDDKIINTSNGEGVSWDTIANRYIDSYFEVMDALGVQRADIYPRVSTHIDDIIAMISTLIEKGYAYELDGDVYYSVEKFDHYGELSGRTLDDMEAGARIEVDGRKHNPMDFALWKAAKPGEPYWESPWGNGRPGWHIECSAMSQKYLGTEFDFHGGGSDLIFPHHENEIAQSEGCSGQHPAVRYWLHNGFITINSEKMSKSLNNFFLVKDILEQYSPDALRYFLLSTHYRSPLDFSDERLEEANKSLERLSTAIENLLYLEGCEAGECDEAQRLLARAKTYEEEFEAAMSDDFNTALATSSMFGLAKEINIYYQEVSSRNGVVCQEAIAEVKRIFKFMTEIIGVLEKAWEGNTGANAAEYGELMQVILSVRQACRDQKQWALADCIRDRLSDIGIVIEDSPQGARWKKREV, from the coding sequence ATGAGAGAAATTACAGTTTATAATACTATGACGCGTCAAAAAGAGGTGTTCTCTCCTGTGACACCGGGGGAAGCCAAGATGTATGTATGTGGTGTAACACCATATAATCATCCTCATATCGGCAATGCGCGTCCGTTCGTAACATGGGATGTAATCCGCCGGTATATGAAGCATGTAGGCTATAAGGTTACATATGTGCAAAACTTCACCGATGTGGACGATAAAATCATCAATACATCCAATGGGGAAGGTGTATCCTGGGATACTATTGCAAATCGTTATATCGACAGTTACTTTGAGGTGATGGATGCACTCGGTGTACAGCGTGCAGATATTTACCCTCGCGTGTCCACACATATTGATGATATCATCGCCATGATTAGCACCTTGATTGAAAAGGGGTATGCATATGAACTTGACGGCGACGTATATTACAGCGTTGAAAAATTTGATCATTATGGCGAATTATCCGGTCGTACATTAGATGATATGGAAGCCGGTGCTCGTATTGAGGTAGACGGACGTAAACATAATCCGATGGATTTCGCTTTATGGAAAGCGGCTAAACCGGGAGAGCCGTACTGGGAAAGTCCGTGGGGCAATGGCCGTCCCGGCTGGCATATCGAATGTTCCGCCATGAGTCAGAAATATCTCGGTACGGAATTTGATTTCCATGGTGGCGGCAGTGATTTGATTTTCCCGCATCATGAAAATGAAATCGCTCAGTCCGAAGGTTGTTCCGGACAACATCCGGCAGTACGTTACTGGCTGCATAACGGGTTTATCACCATTAACTCCGAAAAAATGTCGAAATCTCTGAATAACTTTTTCTTGGTAAAAGATATTTTAGAGCAATATAGTCCGGATGCTTTGCGGTACTTCTTGTTGAGTACCCATTATAGAAGTCCGTTGGATTTCTCCGATGAACGTCTTGAAGAGGCTAACAAGTCTTTGGAACGTTTAAGTACAGCTATTGAAAATCTATTGTATTTGGAAGGCTGTGAAGCGGGCGAATGTGATGAAGCGCAACGTTTATTAGCTCGAGCGAAGACGTATGAAGAAGAATTTGAAGCCGCTATGAGCGATGATTTTAATACGGCATTGGCTACATCGAGCATGTTCGGCCTGGCAAAAGAAATCAATATTTATTATCAGGAGGTTTCAAGCCGCAACGGCGTTGTATGTCAAGAGGCTATTGCCGAAGTAAAACGCATATTTAAATTCATGACGGAAATTATCGGTGTTCTTGAAAAGGCATGGGAAGGTAATACCGGTGCTAATGCAGCAGAATATGGAGAATTGATGCAAGTTATCCTGTCCGTTCGTCAGGCTTGTCGAGATCAAAAACAATGGGCATTGGCGGACTGCATCAGAGATCGTCTATCGGACATCGGTATTGTTATTGAAGATTCTCCTCAAGGGGCACGGTGGAAAAAACGTGAAGTTTAG